A section of the Subtercola frigoramans genome encodes:
- a CDS encoding PIG-L family deacetylase, with amino-acid sequence MLFPELSDPARTDEAVLLLHAHPDDETLATGGLMARLAADGYSVVLVTGTRGERGEVVPGPLKHLEGTPQLAERRVFELAEAMRELGVADHRFLGESIADGVPPRVYSDSGMQWGPAGTAIAADDAPVDALSLAPLDEVVEAILRVIDETGPAVLVSYDEKGGYGHPDHVRMHDAATAASSQAGLPLYMVVPQADPSQGGDLEIPLEPYRHTVMRALAQHQTQLTLDGDDIVLSGGQRHTLAAFERYRLAATAGTGSSSVSVSLRDPEHSGPAVH; translated from the coding sequence GTGCTGTTTCCCGAGCTCTCCGACCCTGCCCGAACCGACGAGGCCGTTCTTCTCCTGCACGCACACCCCGATGACGAGACGCTCGCCACCGGCGGCCTCATGGCGAGGCTGGCGGCCGACGGGTACTCCGTTGTGCTCGTCACCGGCACGCGCGGCGAGCGCGGCGAAGTCGTACCTGGGCCACTGAAACACCTCGAAGGCACACCTCAATTGGCCGAACGACGTGTGTTCGAACTCGCAGAGGCGATGCGCGAGCTGGGCGTAGCCGATCACCGCTTTCTCGGCGAAAGTATCGCCGATGGGGTGCCCCCGCGTGTGTATTCCGATTCGGGAATGCAGTGGGGCCCGGCCGGCACCGCGATTGCGGCCGACGACGCGCCGGTGGATGCCCTGAGCCTCGCCCCGCTCGACGAAGTGGTCGAAGCGATCCTTCGCGTGATCGACGAGACCGGGCCAGCCGTGCTGGTGAGTTATGACGAGAAGGGCGGGTACGGGCATCCGGATCACGTGCGGATGCACGATGCAGCAACGGCGGCTTCGTCGCAAGCAGGGCTGCCGCTCTACATGGTGGTTCCGCAGGCTGACCCCTCGCAAGGGGGCGACCTCGAAATTCCGCTCGAGCCCTACCGCCACACCGTCATGCGCGCACTTGCCCAGCACCAGACGCAGCTGACTCTCGACGGCGACGACATCGTGCTGTCTGGTGGCCAACGCCACACGCTTGCCGCATTCGAGCGATATCGGCTGGCTGCAACAGCTGGCACAGGCTCATCAAGTGTTAGCGTTTCTCTACGGGACCCTGAGCATTCGGGCCCGGCCGTTCACTGA
- the mgrA gene encoding L-glyceraldehyde 3-phosphate reductase has translation MTFIAADDRYELLPYRRTGRSGLKLPTVSLGLWQNFGDGVATETQRAILRRAFDLGVTHFDLANNYGPPYGSAETNFGHIFAEDFASYRDEMVISSKAGYDMWPGPYGDLGSRKYLLASLDQSLGRLGLDYVDIFYSHRADPDTPLEETMGALHTAVTSGRALYAGISSYSPERTVAAARILNDLGTPLLIHQPSYSMFNRWIESGLLDTLGDLGVGCIAFSPLAQGLLTDKYLGGVPADSRAAQGGSMSQKFLNDETLGHVRALNEIASGRGQTLAQLALSWALRDERVTSVLVGASSVEQLEDNLEATSNLAFEQSELDAIDEHAVDARLNLWAPSSAV, from the coding sequence GTGACCTTCATTGCTGCAGACGACCGCTACGAACTCCTCCCCTACCGCCGGACCGGGCGAAGTGGGTTGAAACTGCCGACGGTGTCGCTGGGGTTGTGGCAGAACTTCGGGGACGGCGTTGCGACCGAGACGCAGCGTGCGATCCTGCGCCGGGCGTTCGACCTGGGCGTGACGCACTTCGACCTGGCCAACAACTACGGGCCGCCCTATGGAAGCGCTGAGACGAATTTCGGGCACATCTTCGCCGAAGACTTCGCTTCGTACCGGGACGAGATGGTGATCTCGAGCAAGGCCGGGTACGACATGTGGCCGGGCCCCTACGGCGACCTCGGTTCGCGCAAGTACCTGCTCGCAAGCCTCGACCAGTCGCTGGGTCGACTCGGGCTCGACTATGTCGACATCTTCTACTCGCACCGGGCCGACCCCGACACGCCGCTCGAAGAGACCATGGGGGCGCTCCACACCGCCGTCACTTCGGGTCGCGCGCTGTACGCCGGAATCTCGAGCTACTCGCCGGAGCGCACGGTGGCGGCCGCGCGGATTCTCAACGACCTCGGCACTCCCCTGCTGATCCACCAGCCGTCGTACTCGATGTTCAACCGCTGGATCGAGTCGGGCCTGCTCGACACGCTCGGCGATCTCGGCGTCGGATGCATCGCCTTCTCCCCGCTGGCGCAGGGGCTGTTGACCGACAAGTACCTCGGCGGCGTTCCGGCCGATTCTCGCGCTGCACAAGGCGGGTCGATGTCGCAGAAGTTCCTGAATGACGAGACGCTCGGTCATGTGCGCGCCCTGAACGAGATCGCCTCCGGCCGCGGGCAGACGCTGGCGCAGCTCGCGCTGTCGTGGGCGCTGCGCGACGAACGCGTCACGTCGGTACTGGTGGGCGCCTCGAGTGTCGAGCAACTCGAAGACAATCTTGAAGCGACCTCGAACCTCGCGTTCGAACAGTCTGAGCTCGACGCAATCGACGAACATGCGGTGGATGCCCGGCTCAACCTGTGGGCACCATCGAGCGCGGTCTGA
- a CDS encoding ImmA/IrrE family metallo-endopeptidase codes for MREHEAEAEEKAIAFRDRHGLGIAPIKDLVALAEEYMGLDLVFEELPVGIDALTTKDPEKGKVFVAVAVTANVERQRFTIAHEIAHIEFDDLVEGFSPHPVNPVLEDRAHSFARHLLIPHSGIEHRLIESGAKPMKLQLEHLSLLIQYFGVSPTVVSIQLLEGSWISQETFDEWTEQDAGRLSLRYGWEVQRNAARAISSQKRPSQRLASRAIELYRRGLVPISLVASVRGRSIDETKNDMIAAGIFPENVTADETSGDLGFVDEL; via the coding sequence GTGAGGGAGCACGAGGCTGAGGCCGAGGAGAAGGCGATCGCTTTCCGCGATCGGCACGGTCTCGGTATCGCACCGATCAAGGATCTAGTGGCTCTCGCGGAAGAATACATGGGACTCGACCTCGTATTCGAAGAGTTGCCAGTCGGTATAGACGCTCTGACCACGAAGGACCCAGAGAAAGGCAAGGTGTTTGTGGCGGTGGCGGTCACCGCCAACGTCGAGCGGCAGCGATTCACCATCGCTCACGAGATCGCCCACATCGAGTTCGATGATCTCGTGGAGGGCTTTAGCCCGCACCCGGTCAATCCGGTCCTTGAGGACCGTGCCCATTCATTCGCCCGGCATCTTCTCATCCCCCACTCTGGCATTGAGCACCGCCTTATTGAGAGCGGAGCCAAACCGATGAAGCTACAACTAGAGCATCTCTCGCTGCTCATTCAATACTTCGGTGTCTCACCTACGGTTGTCTCTATTCAGCTGCTTGAGGGAAGCTGGATCAGCCAGGAAACTTTCGATGAGTGGACTGAGCAAGACGCCGGGCGCCTGTCCCTTCGCTATGGCTGGGAAGTTCAGCGAAACGCGGCGCGCGCTATCAGTTCACAGAAGCGGCCCTCGCAACGCCTGGCGAGCAGGGCCATCGAGCTCTATCGGCGGGGGCTCGTACCAATTTCTCTTGTTGCTAGTGTCCGTGGGCGATCGATCGACGAGACCAAGAACGACATGATCGCGGCAGGAATTTTCCCGGAAAACGTCACCGCTGACGAAACCTCCGGCGACCTGGGTTTCGTCGACGAACTGTGA
- a CDS encoding helix-turn-helix domain-containing protein produces the protein MTIDAARQITRIRTGRELLGLDQRNAAEISGLSQPMWSRIESGKKVASLGEILAIAETLGTTPGYLTGNSDLMKRVAVAARTDGVDTSSVEDRLRHLMEVDALFDRIEASNR, from the coding sequence ATGACTATTGACGCAGCAAGACAAATCACGCGAATTCGGACGGGCAGAGAGCTGCTTGGGCTTGATCAGCGAAACGCGGCGGAGATCAGTGGCCTGTCGCAGCCGATGTGGTCGCGAATTGAAAGCGGCAAGAAGGTCGCGTCGCTGGGCGAGATTCTTGCGATCGCTGAGACTCTCGGAACAACCCCGGGATACCTTACCGGAAATAGCGATTTGATGAAGCGCGTGGCGGTGGCTGCGCGCACCGATGGTGTTGACACGTCATCGGTTGAGGATCGACTCCGCCACCTCATGGAAGTTGATGCTCTCTTTGACCGTATCGAGGCCTCTAACCGGTGA
- a CDS encoding ATP-binding protein yields MAFAGGAADKVGNEYETWWTLRRVTQLLRGHIDAMAVEPLGGDGAELWVEAKGVRTYDQVKFRSSGRWTPSRLRSDGILAKLRRHYAAGCQVLLVLSQSSEELERLIALAAATSSGEELWGAAENSNDLNLLSDAWSGGKEETRAYLLQTSVRHDGLPHLKEFVELTLETLVIGNANFAVGVLRNFLEARVTTTFTAPQVWAALESAGLAPRPRLEPGPTISRLSDALAQYARAVRSSVPSAGTIHRREVGEIIEKIGASDSPILLVVGKAGAGKSVVVADAAEELARSGRHVAAVRLDRLNPNTSTAAQVGTAMDLERSPVISLSEVSPDGFDGVLVIDQLDAVSNYSGRMPAVYEAVDEALTQARLLGNVRVILAVRSIDLEEDPRLRKLAGQNVPIVEVGELDPDDVRSYLAQIGMDVSRLNSSTLQLLRLPIHLYVFSELDPTMRSVPYATLTSLYGAFTRSFRTRLELAGYPDEWPEVSRVLVERMNMDEALTVPAVALEHIRPLYVEALISANVLIRDEGRLALFHETYFDYLFAKSFAQRGQHLVHWFATTGQGLFRRSQLRQLLAYIGTEERAEFISQISAIADSKLRPHLVSIAYTILGDYSPAFTDWIAIRRLASTDNPFKLRVIALIGGPKWFAAADAAGDVDRLLDDPEWQEILPGLVAGLAGDVPERVLELLRPRQQKGDAWVKALRSALEVSDSPVWAAFALEQIMIGGLDLPDQPFDVLESSFFHRLIGPHPVDALHLMTATLTHDIDRQILEGNAGLDNLLARRGRNFAEAGQIEQLASDTGGEFVETTLPLIEKIATYAPSDGRQMWRYRIRSRHSDLGEDLFNAFDEALTRLTRTHPDQAIPLLERLSNHHLEALDFLVCRALCEAPGDRGADWILESQEHRDIGWMSDIRWESRRLIEHASRTCSDDRFTSLESSILYWDHEYQDPASKLRWSGLAELELLSALAADRLGRSAKRRIAELRRKFEWWEPKEPEGISGGTVQSPISRPNAERMTNSHWIRAIEKYKDVDRTTFRDGDAFGGTHELASMMGALAKDNPGRFLSFALTFPATTPATYTEHVIRNLAGETGQLELLPLLRKFRTDHPADSGRAVVSAIDEHAGDLADQLFEELLVLAEDPDPTREFAREPTGSGFYFGGDLVSAGINSTRGQAANTLARVIFANHSRLQPSLGVLQHLVVDPIAAVRSLTTEAVLAYASISREDGLNLLARLLDDDLVLTSSSALRALRWAMLWDADRFGTFLIRALDAEDAKLAGAIWANCAVNGALGSVPGDVMTLSESARIGVAEAIAPDPGLGIALLTSLFEDRSIEVRRQAGRSMHYLKDMADSKRGELILRFVESAAFDGATDDLLDAIEELPGELPPITWEVCRRAIDVIAVSSPRGIGVLTGNLVAILVRLYRASNEAGREAALDLIDQTVLLQLWRVDQALDDAR; encoded by the coding sequence GTGGCATTTGCGGGAGGCGCCGCCGACAAGGTGGGCAACGAGTATGAGACTTGGTGGACGCTGCGTCGCGTTACCCAGCTGCTTCGAGGCCATATCGACGCGATGGCAGTTGAACCGCTTGGCGGCGACGGCGCTGAGCTCTGGGTCGAGGCCAAGGGGGTCCGCACTTACGATCAGGTGAAGTTCAGATCATCCGGGCGATGGACACCGTCGCGATTGCGATCGGATGGAATTCTCGCGAAGCTTCGACGGCATTACGCAGCCGGATGCCAAGTGCTTCTTGTCCTATCTCAGTCGTCGGAGGAGCTAGAACGCTTAATAGCGTTGGCTGCCGCAACGTCATCCGGTGAAGAGCTGTGGGGCGCTGCCGAAAACTCGAACGATCTCAACCTACTCAGCGACGCATGGAGCGGCGGGAAAGAAGAGACACGGGCCTATCTGCTTCAGACCTCTGTGCGGCACGATGGCCTCCCGCACCTGAAGGAGTTCGTCGAACTTACGCTTGAGACTCTCGTAATAGGCAACGCGAATTTTGCTGTGGGCGTTCTCCGCAACTTTCTTGAAGCGAGAGTCACGACGACATTTACCGCGCCGCAGGTTTGGGCAGCGCTTGAGTCGGCGGGACTCGCTCCACGCCCGCGTCTCGAGCCAGGTCCAACGATTTCACGGCTCAGCGACGCGCTGGCCCAGTATGCTCGGGCGGTCCGGTCGTCAGTGCCAAGCGCAGGGACTATTCACCGCCGCGAAGTTGGCGAGATCATCGAGAAGATCGGAGCGTCCGACTCTCCGATACTTCTGGTAGTCGGCAAGGCTGGCGCGGGAAAATCGGTGGTGGTCGCTGACGCCGCGGAGGAACTCGCGCGCTCCGGACGGCACGTCGCTGCAGTGCGGTTGGACCGACTGAACCCAAATACCTCAACCGCTGCGCAGGTTGGTACGGCGATGGATCTCGAGCGTTCGCCCGTGATTTCCCTGTCCGAGGTCTCTCCAGATGGTTTCGACGGAGTCCTCGTGATTGATCAGCTTGACGCAGTAAGCAATTACAGCGGCCGGATGCCGGCAGTTTATGAAGCCGTAGACGAGGCGCTGACACAAGCACGCCTTCTCGGCAACGTCCGCGTGATTTTGGCCGTCCGCTCGATCGACCTCGAGGAAGATCCGCGACTCAGAAAACTAGCCGGTCAAAACGTGCCGATCGTCGAGGTGGGTGAACTGGATCCCGATGATGTTCGGTCGTACCTTGCGCAAATTGGCATGGATGTCTCAAGGCTCAATTCATCGACCTTGCAGCTGCTTCGGTTGCCGATCCACCTCTATGTATTCAGCGAACTCGACCCGACGATGCGCTCCGTTCCCTACGCGACACTTACCTCGCTATACGGCGCGTTTACGCGGTCATTTCGCACGAGACTAGAGCTAGCTGGCTACCCAGACGAGTGGCCAGAGGTGTCGCGGGTGCTTGTCGAGCGTATGAATATGGATGAAGCACTGACCGTACCTGCGGTGGCGCTTGAGCACATCCGACCGCTCTATGTCGAGGCACTCATCTCAGCGAACGTCCTGATCCGTGACGAGGGTCGCCTAGCTTTGTTTCACGAAACATACTTCGACTATCTGTTTGCAAAGTCGTTCGCTCAGCGAGGTCAACACCTCGTTCACTGGTTCGCGACTACCGGACAGGGGTTGTTTCGCCGGTCGCAACTTCGCCAGCTTCTTGCGTACATAGGCACCGAGGAACGAGCCGAGTTCATCAGTCAGATTTCAGCGATCGCTGACAGCAAGCTCCGCCCGCATCTCGTCTCAATTGCCTACACGATCCTTGGCGACTATTCCCCGGCTTTCACGGACTGGATAGCGATCCGGCGGCTGGCCTCGACAGACAACCCGTTCAAGTTGCGAGTGATCGCCCTCATCGGTGGCCCGAAGTGGTTTGCAGCCGCCGATGCGGCTGGCGACGTCGATCGACTCCTTGACGATCCGGAATGGCAGGAGATCCTTCCCGGTCTAGTAGCTGGATTGGCCGGCGACGTACCTGAACGTGTGCTCGAGCTTCTGCGACCGCGCCAGCAGAAAGGCGACGCTTGGGTGAAGGCCTTACGTTCGGCTCTCGAAGTTTCGGATTCACCAGTGTGGGCTGCATTCGCGCTTGAACAAATAATGATCGGGGGCCTCGATCTGCCAGATCAGCCGTTCGATGTTCTCGAAAGTTCCTTCTTTCATCGCTTGATCGGCCCCCACCCAGTCGACGCTCTGCACCTGATGACAGCGACCCTCACGCACGATATCGACCGTCAGATTCTCGAAGGGAACGCTGGCCTCGATAACCTACTCGCCCGGCGAGGACGTAACTTCGCGGAGGCCGGTCAGATCGAGCAACTCGCATCAGATACCGGGGGCGAGTTCGTCGAGACGACGCTCCCACTCATCGAGAAGATCGCCACTTACGCTCCGTCGGATGGTCGCCAGATGTGGCGCTACAGAATTCGCTCGAGGCATAGCGACCTCGGCGAGGACCTCTTTAATGCCTTCGACGAGGCGCTCACGCGGCTGACCCGTACCCACCCTGATCAAGCGATTCCGCTCCTGGAACGGTTGTCGAATCACCACCTCGAAGCGCTCGACTTTCTCGTCTGCCGCGCACTCTGTGAAGCACCAGGCGATCGAGGCGCGGACTGGATCCTCGAATCCCAAGAGCACCGCGACATCGGCTGGATGTCGGATATCCGTTGGGAATCGCGGCGTTTAATCGAACATGCCAGTCGAACCTGCTCTGATGACCGTTTCACCTCGCTAGAGTCCTCTATCTTGTACTGGGATCATGAATATCAGGACCCGGCGAGCAAACTCCGATGGAGCGGCCTGGCAGAGTTGGAACTCCTCAGCGCGCTCGCCGCCGACCGTCTTGGGCGGTCAGCCAAACGGCGGATCGCGGAGCTACGTCGGAAATTCGAGTGGTGGGAACCAAAGGAGCCAGAAGGCATTTCGGGCGGAACGGTTCAGTCGCCGATTAGTCGCCCGAACGCGGAACGGATGACGAACAGTCATTGGATTCGTGCGATTGAGAAGTACAAAGACGTCGACCGCACTACTTTCCGTGACGGCGACGCATTCGGCGGCACTCACGAACTAGCAAGCATGATGGGCGCACTCGCCAAAGACAATCCGGGGCGGTTCCTTAGCTTCGCCCTGACTTTTCCGGCTACGACGCCTGCCACCTATACCGAGCATGTAATCCGCAATCTTGCCGGAGAAACCGGCCAGCTCGAGTTGCTTCCCCTGCTTCGAAAGTTCCGGACTGATCACCCCGCCGATTCGGGGCGCGCCGTAGTTTCTGCCATTGATGAGCATGCGGGCGACCTCGCTGATCAACTATTCGAAGAGCTGTTGGTCCTTGCCGAAGACCCGGACCCAACCCGGGAATTTGCACGGGAACCGACAGGCTCCGGGTTCTATTTCGGCGGGGATCTCGTTAGCGCTGGGATTAACAGCACTCGCGGTCAGGCCGCGAACACACTTGCCCGCGTCATCTTCGCGAACCATTCCCGCCTTCAGCCCTCGCTAGGAGTACTACAGCACCTCGTGGTGGACCCGATTGCCGCTGTGCGTAGTCTTACGACGGAGGCGGTGCTCGCTTACGCTTCGATCTCTCGTGAAGACGGATTGAATCTGCTCGCGCGCTTGCTTGATGACGACTTAGTGCTCACGTCATCTTCCGCTCTTCGAGCACTTCGCTGGGCGATGCTCTGGGATGCCGATCGCTTCGGGACTTTTCTGATCCGCGCACTTGATGCAGAAGATGCAAAATTAGCTGGCGCAATTTGGGCAAATTGCGCCGTCAATGGCGCGCTCGGGTCCGTGCCGGGTGATGTAATGACTCTCTCTGAGAGCGCACGCATCGGAGTCGCTGAGGCGATTGCACCAGACCCCGGACTCGGAATCGCGCTCCTCACAAGTCTCTTTGAGGACCGGAGCATTGAAGTTCGGCGACAGGCTGGCCGCAGCATGCACTACCTAAAAGACATGGCCGATTCCAAGAGGGGCGAGCTAATTCTAAGATTCGTCGAAAGTGCCGCGTTCGATGGTGCAACCGACGATTTGCTCGACGCAATCGAGGAGCTGCCAGGTGAGTTACCGCCAATCACATGGGAAGTGTGCCGACGCGCGATCGACGTGATTGCGGTTTCCTCGCCCCGCGGCATCGGAGTGCTAACTGGAAACCTTGTCGCGATCCTCGTACGGCTCTATCGCGCTTCTAATGAGGCTGGGCGCGAGGCGGCGCTAGACCTCATCGATCAAACTGTCCTACTGCAGCTGTGGAGAGTCGATCAGGCACTCGACGACGCACGATAG
- the istB gene encoding IS21-like element helper ATPase IstB, whose translation MSELESQLEYYARALKAPRVGEGFRRLGEQARADGWSHEEYLAAVLSREVSEREASGATLRIKAARFPGFKTLEEFNYDHQPGADRTLIAHLGTSAYLQEAKNVILLGPPGTGKTHIAIGLGIKAAKTGHRVLFDTANGWVTRLQEAHSRGKLAAELTRLRRYSLLVVDEVGYVPFDQDAANLFFQLVSSRYEHASLILTSNLPFGRWGEVFGDPTIASAMIDRVVHHADVLSLKGTSYRLRGHKTLTSTTD comes from the coding sequence ATGTCCGAGCTCGAATCCCAGCTGGAGTACTACGCCCGTGCATTGAAAGCGCCTCGGGTCGGTGAGGGTTTCCGCCGGCTCGGCGAGCAAGCCCGTGCGGACGGGTGGTCACACGAGGAGTACCTCGCCGCCGTGCTGTCGCGCGAGGTTTCCGAGCGGGAAGCATCAGGGGCGACGCTTCGGATCAAGGCTGCCCGGTTTCCCGGTTTCAAGACGTTGGAAGAGTTCAACTACGACCACCAGCCTGGCGCCGACCGCACCCTCATCGCACACTTGGGCACGAGCGCTTACCTTCAGGAAGCGAAGAACGTCATCCTCCTCGGACCCCCGGGTACGGGGAAGACGCACATTGCGATCGGGCTCGGCATCAAAGCTGCGAAGACCGGCCACCGGGTGCTTTTCGATACCGCGAACGGCTGGGTCACCCGGCTGCAGGAGGCGCACTCCCGCGGCAAGCTCGCCGCCGAACTCACCCGGCTTCGCCGGTACAGCCTGCTCGTCGTCGACGAGGTCGGCTACGTCCCGTTCGATCAAGACGCCGCGAATCTGTTCTTCCAACTCGTGTCATCACGGTACGAACACGCGTCACTGATCCTCACCTCGAACCTGCCATTCGGGCGTTGGGGTGAAGTATTCGGCGACCCGACCATCGCGTCAGCGATGATCGACCGCGTCGTGCACCACGCCGACGTACTCAGCCTCAAAGGCACCAGCTACCGGCTCCGCGGCCACAAAACACTCACAAGTACGACAGACTAA